Proteins encoded together in one Terriglobus saanensis SP1PR4 window:
- the ppk1 gene encoding polyphosphate kinase 1, which yields MARKPIPKPQHLFINRDESWLRFNLRVLEEAQDSTNPLLERLKFLAITASNLDEFVEIRVAGILQRIEEGYTPSPEEIDDALTEQERLELLADQLHSFVHMQYDCFTGQVLPALKAAKIRILKWSDLNETERSQAMHYYETEVDPLLTPVSIDPTHPFPRVLNKALCIAFLLRRKQTKARKSILGIVTVPRSLPRFVPMRCPAGEFHFLYLHELVQARAERMFPGYQIVARSAFRITRNSNLYLEEEEARSLLESVRAELHNRRKGDVVRLEIESGANEELIEQLRINFDLDRWQIFRVNAPVNLSRVADLYSQIARPDLKFPQFTGSLFKLDSKSPDIFAELRKHDVLLHHPFESYLTVEQFLQSAAEDERVITLKQTLYRTSSDSPMVHALVEAAEAKDITVVIELRARFDEASNIRWARSLEEAGVQVFHGIAGRKTHCKLALLVRRDEDGVMRRYAHLGTGNYNPVTARFYTDISLLTVNPEITAAVHAVFNYLTAEADAADYKPLLVAPQTLATELIRLIERETLNARAGKPGHIIAKMNALLDRKTIHALYAASQAGVKIDLIIRGMCSLRPGIHGLSENIQVRSIVGRFLEHSRIFWFANKGKSEVYCGSADWMPRNLYERCEAVFPVLDPELATRLRDQILEAYLRDNTKARLMQPDGLYLRAPRSGAPFSAQNFLMTGKDLPSKTLSKPATKATKKPVKKAAKTKSRS from the coding sequence ATGGCGCGCAAGCCCATACCCAAGCCGCAACATCTTTTCATTAACCGCGACGAATCCTGGCTCCGCTTCAACCTGCGCGTGCTCGAAGAAGCGCAGGACAGCACCAATCCTCTTCTGGAGCGATTGAAGTTTCTCGCCATCACGGCCAGCAATCTCGACGAGTTTGTCGAGATCCGTGTCGCCGGTATCCTGCAGCGCATCGAGGAAGGATACACCCCCTCTCCCGAAGAGATCGACGACGCCCTCACGGAGCAGGAGCGGCTCGAACTCCTCGCCGACCAGTTGCACTCTTTCGTGCACATGCAGTATGACTGCTTCACCGGCCAGGTCCTGCCCGCGTTGAAGGCGGCCAAGATCCGCATCCTCAAATGGAGTGATCTCAATGAGACCGAACGGTCGCAAGCCATGCACTACTACGAGACGGAGGTCGACCCACTTCTTACGCCCGTTTCGATCGATCCGACCCATCCCTTCCCTCGCGTTCTGAACAAGGCCCTCTGCATTGCCTTTCTTCTTCGTAGAAAACAGACGAAGGCGCGCAAGTCCATCCTCGGAATCGTCACCGTTCCGCGTTCCTTGCCCCGCTTTGTTCCGATGCGCTGCCCCGCTGGTGAGTTCCACTTCCTTTATCTCCACGAACTCGTGCAGGCCCGCGCGGAACGCATGTTTCCCGGCTATCAGATCGTCGCGCGATCGGCCTTTCGCATCACGCGCAACAGCAATCTTTACCTCGAAGAGGAAGAGGCCCGTTCTCTTCTGGAGAGTGTCCGCGCCGAACTCCATAACCGCCGCAAGGGCGACGTGGTACGTCTCGAAATAGAAAGCGGAGCGAATGAAGAGTTGATCGAACAACTGAGGATCAACTTCGATCTCGACCGCTGGCAGATTTTTCGCGTCAACGCACCGGTAAATCTTTCGCGCGTGGCCGACCTCTACAGCCAGATCGCTCGGCCCGACCTGAAGTTTCCCCAGTTCACCGGAAGCCTCTTCAAGCTCGATAGCAAGTCCCCGGACATCTTCGCGGAACTGCGCAAGCACGACGTACTACTGCACCATCCCTTCGAGTCTTACCTGACGGTCGAACAGTTTCTACAGAGCGCCGCGGAAGACGAACGCGTCATTACGCTGAAGCAGACGCTCTACCGCACCAGCTCCGACTCTCCCATGGTCCACGCCCTGGTGGAGGCCGCCGAAGCCAAGGACATCACCGTCGTTATCGAGTTGCGCGCGCGCTTCGACGAGGCCTCCAATATCCGCTGGGCGCGTTCGCTCGAAGAAGCTGGCGTACAAGTCTTCCACGGCATCGCCGGGCGTAAGACCCACTGCAAGCTCGCGCTGCTCGTCCGCCGCGACGAAGACGGTGTCATGCGCCGCTATGCGCACCTTGGCACAGGAAACTACAACCCCGTCACAGCGCGTTTTTATACCGACATCAGCCTGCTGACGGTGAATCCAGAGATCACCGCTGCCGTCCACGCCGTCTTCAACTACCTCACGGCAGAAGCAGATGCCGCCGACTACAAGCCGCTCCTCGTCGCTCCGCAGACCCTTGCCACCGAGCTGATCCGCCTGATCGAGCGCGAGACCCTGAATGCACGCGCGGGCAAACCCGGCCACATCATCGCCAAGATGAATGCGCTGCTCGATCGCAAGACCATCCACGCCCTCTACGCCGCGTCGCAGGCCGGGGTTAAGATTGATCTGATCATTCGCGGCATGTGCTCGCTGCGCCCCGGTATCCACGGCCTGAGCGAAAACATTCAGGTCCGTTCCATCGTCGGTCGATTCCTTGAACACAGTCGCATCTTCTGGTTCGCCAACAAAGGCAAATCGGAGGTCTACTGCGGTAGTGCGGACTGGATGCCGCGCAATCTCTACGAACGCTGCGAAGCCGTCTTCCCTGTGCTCGATCCGGAGCTCGCAACGCGCCTGCGCGACCAAATTTTGGAAGCTTATCTCCGCGACAACACCAAGGCACGCCTGATGCAACCGGACGGTCTGTACCTCCGCGCGCCTCGCTCCGGCGCCCCTTTCAGCGCGCAAAACTTCCTGATGACCGGGAAGGATCTGCCGTCGAAGACCCTCTCCAAGCCAGCGACCAAAGCGACAAAGAAGCCAGTGAAGAAAGCTGCAAAAACAAAAAGCCGATCCTAG
- a CDS encoding COX15/CtaA family protein, translating into MPTMQLRTAKRGTYLARFAWGVLGWNVLVASWGAIVRSTGSGAGCGNHWPLCNGDVIPVSPNIHTMIEFAHRMMTGVAAFAMVALVVLVLRNLPKPHPARKAVVFAAILLVVEAILGALLVKLGYVTGNRSVARVVFLGVHFANTFLLLASLTLAAWLVSGNPAPRLRAMHWLTLASTLVVGVSGSLAALGDTLFPATSLRAAFAQDFAADAPMLLRLRSVHPLSVLVATAALIWLTTKARELSSPRVKKLIGATLALLAFQIFLGIADLALLAPWWMQVLHLLGADLYWSSLLMLVFDASTSREVSAA; encoded by the coding sequence ATGCCCACGATGCAGCTTAGAACGGCGAAGCGCGGAACCTACCTTGCCCGGTTTGCATGGGGCGTTCTGGGGTGGAACGTCCTCGTCGCATCATGGGGAGCGATCGTTCGTTCCACAGGCTCTGGTGCGGGCTGCGGAAATCACTGGCCCCTCTGCAACGGCGACGTCATCCCGGTCTCGCCCAACATCCACACGATGATCGAATTCGCTCATCGCATGATGACGGGAGTCGCCGCCTTCGCGATGGTCGCGCTCGTCGTCCTGGTTCTCCGCAACTTGCCAAAACCGCATCCAGCGCGAAAAGCAGTCGTTTTCGCCGCGATCTTGTTAGTCGTCGAAGCAATTCTCGGAGCTCTGCTCGTTAAACTCGGATACGTTACAGGCAACCGGTCTGTCGCCCGCGTGGTATTTCTCGGCGTGCACTTCGCCAATACTTTCCTGCTCCTTGCTTCGCTCACATTGGCGGCATGGCTTGTCAGTGGCAACCCTGCGCCCCGTCTGCGCGCGATGCACTGGCTCACACTGGCCTCGACCCTCGTCGTAGGCGTCAGCGGGTCGCTTGCCGCTCTTGGCGATACCCTCTTCCCGGCGACCTCGCTTCGTGCCGCCTTCGCACAGGACTTCGCCGCAGACGCCCCCATGCTGCTTCGACTGCGCAGTGTCCATCCCCTGAGCGTCCTGGTGGCCACGGCAGCCCTCATCTGGCTCACCACGAAGGCACGCGAACTCTCTTCGCCACGCGTGAAGAAGCTCATCGGGGCCACGCTCGCTCTGCTCGCCTTTCAGATCTTTCTTGGAATCGCGGACCTCGCCCTGCTCGCTCCGTGGTGGATGCAGGTGCTCCATCTCCTCGGTGCAGACCTCTACTGGTCCTCGCTGTTGATGCTGGTCTTTGACGCCTCCACATCGCGCGAGGTATCGGCCGCCTAA